One window from the genome of Gadus macrocephalus chromosome 7, ASM3116895v1 encodes:
- the LOC132461735 gene encoding CXADR-like membrane protein: MTILLAIPFLVLVVAMTMTTCAQTEMKRVVGDNATLPCHHQYWPGDEPTLDIEWLLLKPTNRQRVLITYFAGRVYDPNDADRGRMGFGGDYLRGDASLLISDLTLTDSGEYSCKVKNGGKYEWTTISLIVLVKPSKPRCWMEGKLLEGADVKMSCKSSDGSDPVLYKWERLMDKGKYAGKLPPMALLDLKNPEIVTLKNLTKESAGVYKCTASNDVGEESCVVEVKMHYVRGMGVVAGAVVCVSFGVLLIILTVWLVFRKKEMKKYEEEETPNEIREDAEAPKAKLVNPNSLSSSRSGSSRSGTSSTQSMVHGAPPPPPSQQPRAQRPCVPAVAALREGKAGQPQPPAYLQHPGHTLPPHGHAHAPGPARTPEPRAAVPALTPPPSSSSNNTAGSHLDPRPKAGPNPKLSPANLARMGAMPVMIPAQSKAFQTV, translated from the exons TCCTGGTCGTAGCCATGACGATGACCACATGCGCTCAGACGGAGATGAAGCGAGTCGTCGGGGACAACGCCACGCTGCCCTGCCACCACCAGTACTGGCCTGGCGACGAGCCCACCCTGGACATCGAGTGGCTCCTCCTCAAGCCCACCAACAGGCAGAGGGTG CTGATCACCTACTTCGCCGGCCGGGTGTACGACCCCAACGATGCGGACCGGGGACGCATGGGCTTCGGCGGGGACTACCTGAGGGGGGATGCCTCGCTGCTCATCAGCGACCTGACCCTCACCGACTCTGGGGAGTACAGCTGCAAAGTGAAGAACGGCGGGAAGTACGAGTGGACCACCATCAGCCTCATAGTGCTGG TGAAGCCCTCCAAGCCGCGGTGCTGGATGGAGGGGAAGCTGCTGGAGGGGGCCGACGTGAAGATGAGCTGCAAGTCGAGCGACGGCTCGGACCCCGTCCTCTACAAGTGGGAGCGTCTGATGGACAAGGGCAAGTACGCTGGCAAGCTGCCCCCGATGGCCCTTCTAG ACTTGAAAAATCCTGAGATCGTGACTCTGAAGAACCTGACCAAGGAGAGCGCTGGCGTGTACAAATGCACAGCGAGCAACGACgtgggagaggagagctgcGTCGTGGAGGTCAAGATGCACT ACGTGCGCGGGATGGGCGTGGTCGCCGGGGCCGTGGTGTGCGTGTCCTTTGGCGtgctcctcatcatcctcaccgTGTGGCTGGTGTTCCGCAAGAAGGAGATGAAGAagtacgaggaggaggagacgcccAACGAGATCAG gGAGGACGCAGAGGCCCCCAAGGCCAAGCTGGTGAACCCcaactccctctcctcctcccgctccggCAGCTCCCGCTCcggcacctcctccacccagtccATGGTGCACGGGgccccgcctccgccgccgTCCCAGCAGCCCCGCGCCCAGCGGCCCTGCGTGCCCGCCGTGGCCGCCCTCCGGGAGGGGAAAGCCGGCCAGCCCCAGCCCCCGGCCTACCTCCAGCACCCCGGCCACACCCTGCCCCCCCACGGCCACGCCCACGCCCCGGGCCCCGCCAGGACACCCGAGCCCCGGGCGGCCGTGCCGgcgctgaccccgcccccctcctcctcctccaacaacaCGGCCGGCTCCCACCTCGACCCCCGGCCCAAGGCCGGGCCCAACCCCAAGCTCAGCCCCGCCAACCTGGCCCGCATGGGGGCCATGCCCGTCATGATCCCCGCCCAGTCCAAGGCCTTCCAGACTGTGTAG